In a single window of the Bacillus horti genome:
- a CDS encoding TetR/AcrR family transcriptional regulator → MGRGVDTRNMIIQKSATLFNRQGFSGSSMSDIMNATGLKKGGIYRHFQNKDELAVEAFNHSVEVLRRTYRAAIKDKHTAEEKLLSVLSVYLNITQNPPLEGGCPLLNTAIDTDDTHPLLNQRAQEAMNDWLAFIQSILKEGAEAKEFRADLDVQEVSIFLTSAFEGSVMMGQLYRKDEYIMKYFNQLKQYISCCIKQ, encoded by the coding sequence GTGGGACGAGGAGTAGATACAAGAAACATGATTATCCAAAAATCTGCAACGCTTTTTAATAGACAAGGCTTCTCTGGCTCATCTATGTCCGATATTATGAATGCTACAGGATTAAAGAAGGGAGGAATCTATCGTCACTTTCAAAATAAAGATGAGCTTGCTGTAGAGGCGTTTAATCACTCTGTTGAGGTGCTGCGCAGGACATATCGTGCCGCTATAAAGGATAAGCATACAGCAGAAGAGAAGTTACTGTCTGTTTTATCGGTATATTTGAACATTACACAGAATCCCCCGTTGGAGGGAGGCTGTCCTTTACTTAACACGGCCATTGATACGGATGATACTCATCCCCTATTGAATCAGAGAGCACAAGAAGCTATGAACGATTGGTTAGCCTTTATTCAGTCCATCCTCAAGGAAGGTGCTGAAGCTAAGGAATTTAGAGCAGATTTAGATGTACAGGAAGTGTCCATTTTTCTTACTTCAGCTTTCGAAGGAAGTGTGATGATGGGACAGCTCTATCGAAAAGATGAGTATATCATGAAATATTTTAACCAGCTTAAACAATATATTTCTTGCTGCATCAAGCAGTAA
- a CDS encoding DJ-1/PfpI family protein, whose amino-acid sequence MDNMKKQWNVGILLFDHVDVLDYSGPFEVFSLTVREKSQVSELLMNTIKLEDKPFVVKTISETGELVTTHNGLKLLPDYSFQSLGVELDLLIVPGGPLMAIKKGVKNKALLNWIASQQKTGVIVASVCTGALFLAESGILDGYKATTNAFALDYLEEKYRNIEVIRGVRFVDNGNVMTSAGVAAGIDMSLYIVGKLIGEEAAKITSTTIEYPYYKQ is encoded by the coding sequence ATGGATAATATGAAAAAGCAATGGAATGTGGGAATTTTACTTTTTGATCATGTGGATGTATTAGATTATTCAGGGCCATTTGAAGTATTTTCATTAACCGTGCGGGAAAAAAGTCAGGTTAGTGAGTTATTAATGAATACGATCAAGCTAGAGGATAAGCCTTTTGTTGTAAAAACCATTTCAGAAACTGGAGAGCTTGTAACGACACATAATGGACTGAAGCTTCTACCGGACTACAGCTTTCAAAGCTTAGGTGTAGAGCTAGATCTATTGATTGTACCTGGTGGTCCATTGATGGCTATAAAAAAAGGGGTGAAGAATAAAGCGCTATTGAATTGGATAGCAAGTCAGCAAAAGACAGGGGTTATCGTGGCTTCAGTATGCACGGGAGCTTTGTTCTTAGCGGAGAGCGGAATCTTAGATGGATATAAAGCAACGACAAACGCCTTTGCTTTGGACTACCTAGAAGAAAAATATAGGAATATTGAAGTGATAAGAGGGGTACGATTTGTCGACAACGGAAACGTTATGACGTCCGCTGGTGTTGCTGCTGGTATCGATATGTCTCTATATATCGTAGGGAAATTAATAGGTGAGGAAGCAGCAAAAATAACTTCAACTACAATTGAGTATCCTTACTATAAACAGTAA
- a CDS encoding VOC family protein: MLQKILYNEIPVKDMNKSIEWYKEILGLEFIFYSKEENLAQFNLQSGQMLFLVETTDETNANFTVQGKPHNVIGFQTENIEQLHNDLVRKGVQVEDIENDGGGNKFLNFYDLNGNIFNVQCDVR; the protein is encoded by the coding sequence TTGCTTCAAAAGATACTTTATAATGAGATACCAGTAAAGGATATGAACAAGTCGATTGAATGGTATAAAGAAATACTAGGCTTAGAATTTATTTTTTACAGTAAAGAGGAGAACCTAGCACAATTTAATCTTCAATCAGGTCAAATGCTTTTCTTAGTTGAAACGACTGATGAGACAAATGCAAATTTTACAGTGCAAGGAAAGCCACATAATGTAATTGGCTTTCAGACAGAAAATATTGAACAGCTACATAATGATTTAGTGCGAAAAGGTGTTCAGGTAGAGGATATAGAGAATGATGGAGGAGGAAATAAATTTCTTAACTTTTATGACCTAAATGGAAATATATTTAACGTTCAATGTGATGTTAGATAG
- a CDS encoding MBL fold metallo-hydrolase, which yields MDTSLSYGKDYHFLPITSVQSGKGHEVSSDLYCYTIQIVNIVFIGTKDNWVLVDAGMPKSAPDIISTAEKRFGNSKPKCIILTHGHFDHVGAIIELIKHWDIPVYAHELELPYLTGKQSYPNPDPSVEGGLLAKTSFLYPIEPITLGSYVHPLPANGTIPLLTDWRWIHTPGHTRGHISLFREKDHALIAGDAFINVKQDSLYKVLTQTEEISGPPRYLTTDWKKAKQSVLMLQSLQPHIAITGHGLPLSGVDLSGQLDNLVAHFDEHAIPDYGKYLEH from the coding sequence ATGGACACTTCACTATCCTACGGAAAAGACTATCATTTTTTGCCCATCACCTCTGTCCAAAGTGGAAAAGGTCATGAGGTTTCATCTGACCTGTATTGCTACACCATTCAAATTGTAAATATTGTTTTTATTGGTACAAAGGATAATTGGGTCCTAGTAGATGCTGGTATGCCAAAATCTGCTCCAGACATTATTTCTACTGCTGAAAAACGCTTTGGTAATAGCAAGCCGAAATGTATCATTCTAACTCATGGACATTTTGATCATGTTGGAGCTATCATTGAACTTATTAAGCATTGGGACATTCCAGTCTATGCTCATGAGTTAGAACTACCTTATCTGACTGGAAAACAGAGCTACCCTAATCCAGACCCTTCCGTTGAAGGTGGGCTCTTAGCAAAAACGTCCTTTCTTTATCCCATTGAACCCATCACATTGGGAAGCTACGTACACCCTCTTCCAGCCAATGGAACCATTCCTTTATTAACTGATTGGCGCTGGATCCACACACCAGGACATACCCGGGGTCACATCTCCTTGTTCCGCGAAAAGGATCACGCCTTGATCGCTGGAGATGCATTCATCAATGTTAAACAAGATTCTCTTTATAAAGTTCTTACTCAAACTGAGGAGATCAGCGGACCTCCAAGATATCTAACCACAGATTGGAAAAAAGCTAAACAATCCGTTCTCATGCTTCAATCCTTACAGCCGCACATTGCCATAACTGGTCATGGTCTTCCCTTATCAGGTGTAGACTTATCCGGGCAACTTGATAATCTTGTTGCTCATTTCGATGAACATGCTATTCCTGACTATGGAAAATATTTAGAGCATTAG
- a CDS encoding zinc-binding alcohol dehydrogenase family protein, with protein MSIETMKAVGLYRYLPITESESLIDLEVDRPTATGRDLLVQVKAISVNPVDTKVRAPKDRVEESPKILGWDVAGIVKETGADCTLFQPGDEVYYAGSITRQGGNSDFHLVDERIVGKKPKSVDFAEAAALPLTAITAWEGIYDRLGVAKDPEANRNKTILHIGAAGGVGSIATQLSKLAGLTVIGTASRSETVDWVKQQGADYTINHHEEFLPQLQKLGFETVDYIFCLNNTDQHWENMATTIAPQGTICSIVETANPVNLGLLKNKSASFVWEFMFTRAMYETEDMIEQHHLLNELAILVDSNKIKSTLTETMSPIHAENLRLAHEKLESGKMIGKLVLTNN; from the coding sequence ATGTCAATAGAAACGATGAAAGCCGTTGGACTTTACCGTTACCTACCGATCACGGAAAGTGAAAGCTTAATCGATTTGGAAGTAGATAGGCCCACTGCAACAGGAAGAGACCTCCTTGTTCAGGTAAAAGCAATTTCCGTTAATCCAGTGGATACTAAGGTTCGTGCTCCGAAGGATAGGGTCGAAGAATCACCAAAGATTCTTGGTTGGGATGTAGCAGGAATTGTGAAGGAGACAGGAGCTGATTGTACACTCTTTCAGCCTGGTGATGAGGTCTATTATGCAGGAAGCATTACTCGTCAAGGGGGAAACAGTGATTTTCACCTTGTGGATGAACGCATTGTCGGTAAGAAACCAAAAAGTGTTGATTTTGCCGAGGCAGCAGCTCTTCCTCTAACAGCCATTACAGCGTGGGAAGGAATATATGATCGCCTAGGTGTAGCTAAGGATCCAGAGGCAAATCGGAACAAGACGATCCTTCATATAGGAGCAGCCGGTGGTGTAGGCTCCATCGCTACTCAGCTTAGTAAACTAGCAGGCTTAACCGTTATTGGAACGGCCTCACGATCAGAGACCGTCGATTGGGTCAAACAACAGGGTGCTGATTATACAATCAACCATCATGAAGAGTTTCTCCCTCAGCTACAAAAGCTTGGCTTTGAAACGGTTGATTACATCTTCTGCTTAAACAACACAGATCAGCACTGGGAAAACATGGCTACTACCATTGCACCACAGGGTACTATCTGTTCTATTGTAGAGACAGCTAACCCTGTTAACCTAGGTCTTTTGAAAAATAAGAGTGCATCATTTGTTTGGGAGTTCATGTTTACTAGAGCCATGTACGAAACAGAGGATATGATTGAACAGCATCATCTACTAAATGAGCTTGCAATTTTAGTAGACTCTAATAAAATCAAAAGCACTTTGACGGAGACTATGTCTCCTATCCATGCCGAGAATCTACGTTTGGCTCATGAAAAATTAGAGTCTGGTAAGATGATCGGTAAACTCGTTTTAACAAACAATTAA
- a CDS encoding NAD(P)H oxidoreductase → MKVLTVVTHPRRDSLTFAVAKRFEQGLLDAGHEVEVLDLYRSGFNPALHELDEPDWSASIQQFSSEVDDEIKRMEKHDALAFIFPLWWWNMPAMLKGYIDRVWNYGVAYGPKKLSHQQVLWLSLVGAPKEKLEKRKYDQMIQHYFNVGIADYCGIKHSKVEFLFETIKDKSTEYMEDLLDQAYDLGLNYEIKKASI, encoded by the coding sequence ATGAAAGTATTAACTGTGGTCACTCATCCGAGAAGGGATTCTCTTACGTTTGCTGTGGCTAAACGTTTTGAACAAGGCCTGCTAGATGCTGGACACGAGGTAGAGGTTTTAGATTTATATCGTAGTGGGTTCAACCCAGCACTTCATGAGCTAGATGAGCCAGATTGGTCTGCTAGCATTCAGCAATTTTCTTCTGAGGTCGATGACGAAATTAAGAGGATGGAGAAGCACGATGCGTTAGCATTTATTTTCCCATTATGGTGGTGGAATATGCCAGCCATGTTAAAGGGTTACATTGATCGGGTCTGGAATTACGGTGTGGCCTATGGTCCAAAAAAGCTAAGCCATCAGCAGGTACTGTGGCTTAGCCTAGTAGGAGCTCCAAAGGAGAAGCTGGAAAAGAGAAAATATGATCAAATGATCCAGCATTACTTTAACGTTGGAATCGCAGATTATTGTGGAATTAAGCACTCGAAAGTTGAATTCTTATTCGAGACGATTAAAGATAAAAGCACGGAGTATATGGAAGACCTATTAGATCAGGCTTATGATCTTGGCCTGAATTACGAAATTAAAAAAGCTTCGATATAA
- a CDS encoding alpha/beta hydrolase, which yields MNKTFRFKWWYILIVVCLLIGIATGLFLKPYQADSFANEHMNSQGSVNVQDKAKWIQFEPENAQEETIIFYPGGLVEPKSYAPLAMGLAQEGYRTYIVKMPLNLAVLDADRALEIIEENPNNSYVIGGHSLGGVMASRFTVDHPGVIRGAFFLASYPDANGSISNLDLPLSALSITGSKDEVLNQEAYEEAQPNFHPATLFYDIKGGNHAQFGSYGEQKGDGIATISTEEQTELTIQKLLEWLRAEPVQE from the coding sequence ATGAATAAAACATTCAGATTCAAGTGGTGGTATATTCTCATTGTTGTTTGTTTACTAATCGGGATAGCCACCGGTTTATTTTTAAAGCCATATCAAGCAGATTCATTTGCCAATGAACACATGAATAGTCAGGGATCAGTAAATGTGCAGGATAAAGCAAAATGGATTCAGTTTGAACCAGAGAATGCTCAGGAGGAAACAATAATATTTTATCCGGGAGGCCTAGTCGAACCCAAAAGTTACGCTCCACTAGCTATGGGGCTAGCTCAGGAAGGGTATCGCACATACATTGTGAAGATGCCTCTCAACCTAGCCGTGCTTGACGCTGATCGAGCATTAGAAATTATTGAAGAAAATCCAAACAACTCTTACGTGATCGGTGGTCATTCTTTGGGTGGAGTAATGGCCTCAAGATTTACTGTAGATCATCCAGGGGTAATTAGAGGAGCTTTCTTTTTGGCTTCATATCCAGACGCCAATGGGAGTATAAGCAACTTAGACTTACCACTCTCAGCTCTATCCATTACTGGTTCAAAGGACGAAGTTCTGAATCAAGAGGCCTATGAGGAAGCACAGCCCAACTTCCACCCTGCTACGTTGTTTTATGATATTAAAGGGGGAAACCATGCCCAGTTTGGTAGCTATGGTGAACAAAAAGGAGACGGGATAGCCACTATTTCTACTGAAGAGCAGACCGAACTTACTATTCAAAAATTACTAGAGTGGTTAAGAGCTGAACCAGTACAAGAATAA